DNA from Daucus carota subsp. sativus chromosome 1, DH1 v3.0, whole genome shotgun sequence:
TAAAACAGATGTAGAAACAGAAGCAACTTCAAGTGTGATCTGTTTTTTCTTATCCTGCTATTTGTGTCCTATCACTTTAATGATACTGACCTTTGTGTTTCTTGTTCCAGGAACGAGAAgaatcaattatttcttggtatTCGGCGTGCCAACCGACCACAAACTGTTATGCCTTCATCAGTTCTATCAAGTGACAGTATGCACTTAGGTCTCCTTGCTGCTGCAGCTCATGCAGCTTCTACTAACAGCCGTTTCAATATTTTCTATAATCCTAGGTATTTTGGTTTTGCATGTTTTTTATTATGTAAGTTGTGAACTCTTACTTACAATCCTATCTACCTTATACTCAGGGCAAGTCCATCGGAATTTGTCATACCTCTTGCCAAGTATGTTAAAGCAGTCTATCATACTCGTGTTTCAGTTGGAATGCGCTTTCGGATGCTGTTTGAAACAGAGGAATCGAGTGTTCGTCGGTATGTTACAAATATTATTACGAGTATCATGATCTTTTTCCTATTTTTTGTTTGCTTTGATGTCGCTCTTTTTCTAGCTAATTATTTATTGCTACAATTCCATATAAGAATTAAGAAGTATTTGCAAATTGGAGAAAGTTTTTGCATTGCTTTTCTAAGATGAGAACCAGTGAAGAGCACGATCTTCATTTTCTTGATCTctgtttcaattttattttaattaatcgaTACATCATTAGTGTCATACTGCAACTAATTTATCTTGGGTTCACTAGATATATGGGCACAATAACTGGCATTAGTGACCTGGATTCTGTTCGGTGGCCGAACTCTCATTGGCGTTCAGTAAAGGTTTGTCCATATCGTTTGGGTTTCTGCTGCTAAATAtggaatttattatatattgccCTCTTACTAAGAAAAACATTTGTGCAGGTCGGATGGGATGAGTCTACAGCTGGGGAGAGGCAGCCAAGAGTGTCCCTCTGGGAAATTGAACCTTTGACAACATTCCCAATGTATCCCTCCCCGTTCCCTCTCAGGCTCAAGCGACCATGGCCACCGGGATTACCCTCTTTTAATGGCAAGTCCAATTATTCATTATTGTGAAACCATAAAATTGGACATAAAATTTTCCCattcttataatatatatgtgttcttgtgtgtatatattgtaAATTGTATGTTCTGGCACTAATCTAAAACTTGTTTTGCTGCCTAAATTTTTAAGTTCGCTTAGCATTAACCTTTATCTTCTTATTGCATGTAGGAATGAAAGATGACGAGCTGGCATTGAATTATCCACTTGCTTGGCTTCGAGGGGATTCCGGAGACCGAAGTAGTCAATCTTTTAACTTTCAAGGGCTTGGAGTTTCACCTTTGATGCAGCCAAGACTGGACGCCTCAATGGTTGGTATGCAAACTGCAGATATTTACCAGGCCATGGCTGCTGCCGCTCTTCAGGATATGAGAGCGGTTGATTCTTCCAAACAAACAAACCCATCACTTCTGCAATTCCAGCAGGCTCAAGGAGGTTCTAGTAGATCGGCTGGTTTAATACATAACCAGATGATGCAACAGTCACAGCCTCAACCCCTATTTCTTCAGAATCTTGGTGAACACCATTCTCTAGCTCACAGTCAGTCTCAACTTCTTCAGCAGCAACAGCATCAGCAGGGATTGCAGCATCTGAAtcaacaacagcagcaacagcaacTACCTATACGTTCACAGCAAGAGCAGTTGGTTGATGGTCATCAGGTTCCCACTGCTGTCCCTCTCTTGTCCCAGTTTGGTTCTCCCACTCAGtcatcttcattccagaccatGTCTTCCATGCAACAGCAGAACTTTTCCAATTCAAATGCGATCCCTGCAGCAAGTCCTGTTGTTTCTCCTCTGCACAGTCTTCTAGGTTCATTTCCCCAGGATGAAGCATCCCAGCTTATTAATTTTCCTAGGTCCAGTGCTTTACTAACATCTTCAGGCTGGCCTGCTAAACGAGTTGCAGTTGATCCTCTTCTATCCTCTGCAGCAGCACAAGGTGGTATGCCTTCGATGGAACAGTTAGGGTCTCTCCATTCGAACTTCGTTCAAAGTGCTGTTTCATTACCCCCATTTCCTGGTAAGGATTGTGCAATTGATCAAGATGGAAGCAATGACCCGCAAAGCCATCTTCTTTTTGGGGTCAATATAGATTCAACATCTCTCCTTATGCAAAATGGAATTCCCAGCCTTAGAGGAGTTGGTAATGATGGAGATTCCACGACCATACCTTTTGCCTCTAACTACATGAGTACTTCAAGTGCCGACTATTCAATCAATCCATCAATGACACCCACCAGTTGTATTGATGAGTCTAGTTTCCTGCAGTCTCCTGATGATGCAGGGCAGACAAACCCCTCCACCAAAACCTTTGTTAAGGTGAGTTTGTTTTTAGTACATGAATCCTGTCTTTATCACGATTTATGCATGTCTAGCAAATCTCATGTCTTGTAAGTTGTTTCTGTTCCAAGTTACATGTCAGTAACATGAGGTCTCTAGGCCATATAGTTTTTGTGGTTTACAGTTCTAACATTGGAAAGCGTGTTGAATATTGTTCTACTTGCTTTATTGTCTCATCTGGTTTTTGCTATTGGTGGCAGGTTTACAAGTCAGGGTCCTTTGGGCGGTCACTAGATATAGCCAAATTTAGCAGTTATCATGAGCTGCGTAGTGAACTTGCCCATATGTTTGGCCTTGAAGGCCAATTGGAGGATCCTTTAAGATCAGGCTGGCAGCTTGTATTTGTTGACCGGGAGAATGACGTTCTTCTCCTTGGCGACGACCCATGGCCGTAAGTTTCTTTGTTTAATTGTTTACATAGAAAAGTTGCAAGGTGTACTTTTGGTTTATGCATGTCAAGAGATTAAATATTACTGTATGAGTCATGGCCATAATTTGCAGAGAATGTCTATTAAAGTAAATCCCTATTCTATAAGAGTTTGTATTGGTAATCGAGATCTGTCATTACTCATTATTGACTTGgttaaaccaggc
Protein-coding regions in this window:
- the LOC108203923 gene encoding auxin response factor 6, whose translation is MESANMRLSPSGFNQQSPEGEKSCLNSELWHACAGPLVSLPAVGSRVVYFPQGHSEQVAASTNREVDCHIPNYPSLPPQLICQLHNLTMHADVETDEVYAQMTLQPLNPQEQKEAFLPADLGGTSKQPTNYFCKTLTASDTSTHGGFSVPRRAAEKVFPPLDFSQQPPAQELIARDLHDNEWKFRHIFRGQPKRHLLTTGWSVFVSAKRLVAGDAVIFIWNEKNQLFLGIRRANRPQTVMPSSVLSSDSMHLGLLAAAAHAASTNSRFNIFYNPRASPSEFVIPLAKYVKAVYHTRVSVGMRFRMLFETEESSVRRYMGTITGISDLDSVRWPNSHWRSVKVGWDESTAGERQPRVSLWEIEPLTTFPMYPSPFPLRLKRPWPPGLPSFNGMKDDELALNYPLAWLRGDSGDRSSQSFNFQGLGVSPLMQPRLDASMVGMQTADIYQAMAAAALQDMRAVDSSKQTNPSLLQFQQAQGGSSRSAGLIHNQMMQQSQPQPLFLQNLGEHHSLAHSQSQLLQQQQHQQGLQHLNQQQQQQQLPIRSQQEQLVDGHQVPTAVPLLSQFGSPTQSSSFQTMSSMQQQNFSNSNAIPAASPVVSPLHSLLGSFPQDEASQLINFPRSSALLTSSGWPAKRVAVDPLLSSAAAQGGMPSMEQLGSLHSNFVQSAVSLPPFPGKDCAIDQDGSNDPQSHLLFGVNIDSTSLLMQNGIPSLRGVGNDGDSTTIPFASNYMSTSSADYSINPSMTPTSCIDESSFLQSPDDAGQTNPSTKTFVKVYKSGSFGRSLDIAKFSSYHELRSELAHMFGLEGQLEDPLRSGWQLVFVDRENDVLLLGDDPWPEFVSSVWCIKILSPQEVQQMGKEGLELLNSVPVQRLSNTGCDNYASQQESRNLSTGIASVGSLDY